The sequence CGGCCTGACTGTAGGCGCGGACCGCCTCGCGGTTGAAGTAGTAGTAGTGCAGATACTCGTTCGGAATGGCGCCGAGCGACTGGAGCCAGTCGGTGCCGAAGAGCTTGCCCTCCTCGAAGGAGCCGAGGAGGTCCGTGTCGGCGAGCAGCCGCGGGAGTTCGTCGCGGCCGGCGACATGCAGTCCGCGGACCCAGCCCAGGTGGTTGAGGCCGACGTAGTCGATCCAGGCCTCGCGGGGGTTGGCGCCCAGCACGCGGGCGATACGGCGGCCGAGGCCGACCGGCGAGTCGCAGATGCCGATGACGCGGTCGCCGAGGTGGCGGGACATGGCCTCGGTGACCAGGCCCGCCGGGTTGGTGAAGTTGATGAGCCAGGCGTCCGGCGCGAGGCGGGCCACCCGCTGGGCGATGTCGACGGCCACGGGGACCGTGCGCAGGCCGTAGGCGATGCCTCCGGCACCGACGGTCTCCTGGCCGAGGACGCCCTGGTCGAGGGCGACCCGTTCGTCGGCGGCGCGGCCTTCGAGGCCGCCGACTCGGATCGCGGAGAAGATGAAGTCGGCGCCGCGCAGCGCTTCGTCGAGATCCGTGGTGGCGGTCACGACGGGTGCGTCCGGGTGGGCCGCCGCCTGCTCGGCGAGGACCCGGGCGACGGCGGAGAGCCGGCCCCGGTCCAGGTCGTGCAGGACGACTTCGGTGACGCGGCCCTCGCCGCGGTCCCCCAGGAGCGCCCCGTACACGAGCGGCACGCGGAATCCGCCGCCGCCCAGAATCGTCAGCTTCACGCAACTGCCCTTTCGCTGTTCCTCGGGGTCATGGGGGTCGACGGAGCCGTCGGTGTCATCGAGGCCCCGGGCCCCGCCGTCGGGCACGCGCCGGTCACGTGAGCACCACGCGCACACCCGCCTCTTCCAGTGCGGCCCGCGTCCCGGCGTCCGCCGGTCCGTTGGTCACCACGACGTCCAGTTCCTCGGGCCCGCAGACCTTCGCCATCCCCGTGCCCGGGAACTTGGCGCGGTCGGCGAGCAGGACGACCCGGTCGGCCGCC is a genomic window of Streptomyces sp. NBC_00414 containing:
- a CDS encoding 6-phospho-beta-glucosidase — encoded protein: MKLTILGGGGFRVPLVYGALLGDRGEGRVTEVVLHDLDRGRLSAVARVLAEQAAAHPDAPVVTATTDLDEALRGADFIFSAIRVGGLEGRAADERVALDQGVLGQETVGAGGIAYGLRTVPVAVDIAQRVARLAPDAWLINFTNPAGLVTEAMSRHLGDRVIGICDSPVGLGRRIARVLGANPREAWIDYVGLNHLGWVRGLHVAGRDELPRLLADTDLLGSFEEGKLFGTDWLQSLGAIPNEYLHYYYFNREAVRAYSQAEKTRGAFLRDQQASFYEEMSRPDSAALTAWDRTRAEREATYMSENRETAGAGERDADDLSGGYEKVALALMRAIARDERTTLILNVRNQGTLSALDADAVIEVPCLVDANGAHPVAVAPLPDHATGLVCAVKAVEREVLAAAGSGSRATAVKAFALHPLVDSVNVARRLVDGYTAVHPGLAYLK